A stretch of the Panicum virgatum strain AP13 chromosome 9N, P.virgatum_v5, whole genome shotgun sequence genome encodes the following:
- the LOC120692782 gene encoding ACD11 homolog protein-like, which yields MLGFRTQMPWSSVQEESQGQLCEGAAAVVAARQGMETPLTAVAEAFEELARGMDADGGELRLAPFGDTCALVSVLFSSLGMAFRFAEIEYVTKVNDLIGAGKSYRTLSDILDKDIENDSVKKQGSHSRNLRRVRLGLGLIKALFEQFLTTEGCSLYDAATTAYGQVCAPFHSWAIRKAVGAGMYTLPSREQLIVRLNETDFSVQKEMRRYIDASSPIIEYIDNLFLSRNISLDW from the exons ATGCTCGGGTTCAGGACGCAGATGCCCTGGTCGTCGGTGCAGGAGGAGTCGCAGGGGCAGCTgtgcgagggcgcggcggccgtcgtggcggcgcggcaggggatggagacgccgctcacggcggtggcggaggcgttcGAGGAGCTGGCGCGCGGGATGGACGCCGACGGCGGGGAGCTCCGCCTCGCGCCCTTCGGCGACACATGCGCGCTCGTCTCCGTACTCTTCAGCAGCCTCGGCATGGCCTTCAGGTTCGCCGAGATCGAGTACGTCACCAAG gtGAACGACCTCATCGGCGCGGGCAAGTCATACCGCACCCTGAGCGACATCCTCGACAAGGACATCGAGAACGACTCCGTGAAGAAGCAGGGCAGCCACTCCCGGAACCTGCGCAGGGTCCGACTCGGCCTCGGCCTCATCAAGGCCCTCTTCGAGCAGTTCCTCACCACCGA GGGTTGTTCATTGTATGATGCTGCCACGACAGCCTACGGACAGGTCTGCGCGCCATTTCATAGCTGGGCAATCAGAAAGGCTGTTGGCGCTGGCATGTACACTCTTCCAAGCAGGGAGCAGTTGATAGTGAGGCTGAACGAAACTG ATTTCTCTGTTCAGAAGGAGATGAGGAGATACATTGATGCTTCTAGTCCTATTATAGAGTACATCGATAACCTCTTCCTCTCGAGGAACATTAGCCTAGATTGGTGA